In Crinalium epipsammum PCC 9333, the genomic window CCAGCGTTCATCAACCACACCTTTTAATAAATCTTCTTCGGTGTAGTTAAATAAAGCTAATTCTTCTAACGGCAGATAGATGCGACCTCGACGGGCATCTTCCCCAACATCTCGGAGAATATTAGTTAATTGGTTAGCAATTCCAAGTGCGATCGCTTCCGATGTAGGTAGATAGATTTCTTGACTTTTGTTCCAGGCAGCCGTGTACGGTGAAGTATCTACACCCATGATTGTGGTTGACATCAATCCCACAGTACCAGCAACTCGATAACAGTAGAGATTTAACTGCTCAAACGTTTCATAGCGATTGCGGTATAGATCCATACGCTGACCAGCAATCATATCTCGAAACGGTTGAATATCCAATTGGAACCGAGTCAAGGTATCTACCAAAGCCACATCTGAATCTTCAAAAGCTTGTCCAGCAAACAAAGCTTCTAGTTGTTCTTCCCAGCGATCAAGTGTCTCAGGAGTAGTACTTGTTGCTTCAGCACCATCCACTAGCTCATCAGTTCGCCGACACCAAGCGTAAATAGCCCAAATGGCGCGACGTTTCGCCTCCGGCATCAGTAGCGTGCCGAGATAAAACGTCTTAGCGTACTGAGCCGTAATTTGGCGACAAATTTCGTAGGCATCCTCAATAGAGGCCAGCATTCTCATGCAAGGGGACTTATACAGTTGCAGCATTCGTTGCAGGCTGAAATGAAGGTGAGCTAGGGACAGGTGATGTGAGATTTTAGAGCCATGAATTTGGAATTAAGAGATACTTACTCAGATTTAACAGTGTTTGTACTCAGCTAAGTTTCCTCATCATCCAAAATATATAATGGCATGATGGCGCTTAAGCTATTTGTACTTCTGAGTTCTGAGTATTAAGATTTAATTCCTCAATTCTCACTCCTGACTCCTGGCTACTTACAATTGCCTGCGCTGTCAGCTTACCAGAAAGTACGGCACCTTCCATACTTGCTAAGTAACGTTGCATTGTGTAATCACCCGTGAGAAAGAAGTTAGCGATCGGGCTTTTTTGATCAGGACGATATTGTTGCCGTCCAGGTGTAGCTTTGTAAACAGAACGGGGAGTTTTGACTACGTGAGATTTCAGCAACTTAGCTGGCTGTTCTGAGCCAAAATGGTCAGGAAATAGTTTTTCTAATTCTGCCATTGTCACGTCTACAATTTCTTGATCAGATTTACTAATCCAATCTTTTGCTGGTGCTAGTACCAATTCCAGCATCGAGCGATCGGGATTAGCATAGCCTCGGCAGGTATTGCTCATATCAGCATACACGCTTAAAAGAGGCGATCGCGAAAATAACAAATGGTCAATTTCCGTAAGCTTGCGGTCAAACCACAAATGTACATTAATCACAGGTACTCCCTCTAAGCCTTCTAGCTTTTGGAAATACTCCATTTGTTTCCACTGTTGGGGTAACATCACTTTCAACGGGTCAACAGGCATCGCAGAGACATACGCATCCGCAGTAATTACCTCATCCTCTGTCCCATTCTTTCCCCGTAGTAAGAAGCCGCGCACCGTTCCATCTGGGTTAAGCAAAAACTCTTTAATCGGAGCATTTAACTTTACTTCCCCACCACGTTCGGTAATGTAATCTACCATTGGTTGACACAACCGTTCCGTCGGCGCACCATCAAGAAATGCCATCTTAGAGCCATTTTTCTCTTGCAGGAAGCGATTTAGGGCTGTAAGTAAAATAGTTGCAGAAATCTCATCAGGATTAATGAAGTTTAGCGCCTTAGACATAGCAATAAACACTTCTTTTTCTACCCTTGGGGGGATGTTTTGCTTTTTCAGCCACTCCGACCAAGAATATTTATCCATTTCTTCCACATACTTTTGCCCTTGAATCATCGCTGGAATTAAACCAACTCCAAAGCGGATCTTCTCAGCCCAAGTAAGCATATCATTGTTACCCAGAATCGCCAGAACCCCGTTGATTGGCGCTGGTAAATCAGGAAAATCGAAGCGAGAGTAAGTACCAGGCGCTTCCGGTTGGTTGAAGATCATTGTGTGTTCTTTCCACTGCAATCGATCTTCGATATTTAATTCCTTAAATAACTGCAACATATTGGGGTAAGCCCCAAAAAATATATGCAAACCCGTTTCGTACCAGTCACCGTCGGCATCTTGCCAAGCAGCAACTTTACCGCCCAAAACGTCTCGACGTTCATAGATAATGGGGGTATGACCAGCATCAGTTAAGTATTTGGCACAAGAAAGACCAGCTAAACCTGCCCCAGCGATCGCAACTCGCATTTGTTTTGCTACTGCCCTAAAGAGTGGAAACCAGATGTTCTGGATTTCATTATATTTGCATTTCGTTACATAAAGACGCAACCTTTAAGGAAATCATTATGAACTACGATAACCCAGATGCACCTCAACCCCTAAGCCAAGAAGATTTAGCACTTGCCAGAAATTTATCCGAAGTTAGAGAACTGCGAGAATTTTTCTTTGAAAATCTCAATAGTTCCTTAAGGGCTGTATTTAGCCACTGCGACTGGAGAATTACTTGCTATGAACCTAATTCGGCTGAAATGGTGATTGTTTGCCCGAATATGGCAGTTTATAAGCGATTGAAAAATAAAGCCGAAATGCTGCACACCCGATACAGGAATTTAGTTCAGTGCGATCGCACCAGATTTTGTATTTGTTATCCTCCATATCAAAATGCTGTTTACGATCATGAAATTGATACTAGGCGACCTAGATCCGATTGGTTTTCTCCAGATGATTTTGATGATGACGGCTTATTTTAACAATCAACAATATTTTTTTAATTACGAAATACAGCGTAAAACCTAATATTTACGTACATTTTATTTACTGTGTTTTATTC contains:
- the pds gene encoding 15-cis-phytoene desaturase, encoding MRVAIAGAGLAGLSCAKYLTDAGHTPIIYERRDVLGGKVAAWQDADGDWYETGLHIFFGAYPNMLQLFKELNIEDRLQWKEHTMIFNQPEAPGTYSRFDFPDLPAPINGVLAILGNNDMLTWAEKIRFGVGLIPAMIQGQKYVEEMDKYSWSEWLKKQNIPPRVEKEVFIAMSKALNFINPDEISATILLTALNRFLQEKNGSKMAFLDGAPTERLCQPMVDYITERGGEVKLNAPIKEFLLNPDGTVRGFLLRGKNGTEDEVITADAYVSAMPVDPLKVMLPQQWKQMEYFQKLEGLEGVPVINVHLWFDRKLTEIDHLLFSRSPLLSVYADMSNTCRGYANPDRSMLELVLAPAKDWISKSDQEIVDVTMAELEKLFPDHFGSEQPAKLLKSHVVKTPRSVYKATPGRQQYRPDQKSPIANFFLTGDYTMQRYLASMEGAVLSGKLTAQAIVSSQESGVRIEELNLNTQNSEVQIA
- the crtB gene encoding 15-cis-phytoene synthase CrtB, encoding MLQLYKSPCMRMLASIEDAYEICRQITAQYAKTFYLGTLLMPEAKRRAIWAIYAWCRRTDELVDGAEATSTTPETLDRWEEQLEALFAGQAFEDSDVALVDTLTRFQLDIQPFRDMIAGQRMDLYRNRYETFEQLNLYCYRVAGTVGLMSTTIMGVDTSPYTAAWNKSQEIYLPTSEAIALGIANQLTNILRDVGEDARRGRIYLPLEELALFNYTEEDLLKGVVDERWCELMGFQIQRARKYYAEAEKGIKYLSPDARWPVWAALMLYRGILDAIERNQYDVFSQRAYVPTPKKLLCLPLAALKGQVL